In Helianthus annuus cultivar XRQ/B chromosome 9, HanXRQr2.0-SUNRISE, whole genome shotgun sequence, the following are encoded in one genomic region:
- the LOC110876090 gene encoding uncharacterized protein LOC110876090 — MRWDKFLKPKVVGGVGLGSISSFNLEMLSKWWWRFRDNPSQLWASEVSAIHKNKGDKSLILNKKTLPGVWKDIGSLDKVLLGFGISITGKLRVTVGDGALTRFWKDAWLKSEPLAVVYPDLYRLVAEKDASVKDNAIRDGGGCRWGWRWLRNSSTSAAWNQVTSLMGLLNGVQLNSARDTWVWENERGDGFSVKCIRREIDAASGQNSDEMEFKWNSWATAKSNFLLRRALFGKVASKVELGRRGVPLHDVTCDRCGLKAETSDHVFAECLFAKSIWWNVCAWLKVSFPHDCSMFRDLIKHLLDCPGDAKWRRLVLTVVMATVWRLWHARNTKTFEGTFIPVVKTVDLIKEDAFIWLKQRSNLLPLPWEKWLLFDVANIL; from the coding sequence ATGAGATGGGACAAGTTTTTGAAACCAAAAGTTGTGGGTGGGGTCGGGCTGGGGAGCATCTCGAGCTTCAATCTGGAAATGCTATCTAAATGGTGGTGGCGTTTCCGAGACAACCCTAGTCAACTTTGGGCGTCTGAGGTCTCAGCTATTCACAAAAATAAAGGGGACAAAAGTTTGATCCTGAATAAGAAAACTCTCCCTGGAGTATGGAAGGATATTGGGTCGTTGGATAAGGTGTTATTGGGGTTTGGGATTTCGATTACAGGGAAGTTACGAGTCACGGTGGGGGACGGGGCTCTTACGCGATTCTGGAAGGACGCCTGGCTTAAGTCTGAACCGCTTGCCGTTGTGTATCCAGACCTCTACCGGTTGGTTGCTGAAAAAGATGCTTCTGTCAAGGATAATGCGATCAGAGATGGGGGTGGCTGCAGGTGGGGTTGGCGGTGGTTACGTAACTCGTCTACTTCGGCGGCGTGGAACCAAGTGACATCTCTTATGGGGCTGCTAAATGGGGTCCAACTGAATTCGGCGAGAGACACCTGGGTCTGGGAAAATGAAAGGGGGGACGGGTTCTCTGTCAAATGTATTAGAAGAGAGATCGACGCTGCGAGTGGTCAGAACAGTGACGAGATGGAGTTCAAATGGAATTCGTGGGCTACGGCAAAGTCTAATTTTCTGCTTAGGCGTGCTCTCTTCGGCAAGGTAGCTTCCAAAGTGGAGTTAGGTAGGAGAGGGGTTCCGCTTCATGATGTTACATGTGATCGCTGCGGTTTAAAGGCGGAGACCTCGGATCACGTCTTCGCCGAGTGCCTGTTTGCAAAAAGCATCTGGTGGAATGTGTGTGCCTGGTTAAAGGTCTCCTTCCCTCATGACTGTTCTATGTTTCGGGACTTGATTAAGCATCTTCTTGACTGTCCGGGTGATGCGAAGTGGAGGAGGCTGGTGCTTACTGTGGTGATGGCCACGGTTTGGAGATTATGGCACGCCAGAAACACAAAGACGTTTGAAGGAACCTTTATTCCAGTTGTGAAGACGGTCGACTTAATCAAGGAGGATGCCTTCATTTGGCTTAAGCAACGATCGAATCTTTTACCCCTTCCGTGGGAAAAGTGGTTATTGTTTGATGTAGCCAATATCCTGTAA